The window CATTTGGTACTCAATCATCTTTGTTTCTCTTTGAAACTCCCCCGAAGCCTCGAGCACTGATCTTAGTAACTCTTAGGCATTTGTAACGAAGCCATGCAACACTATAAGGCCCGGTGAAATAGATATTTCGATTTCAAATTTCTACCCGTGTAATATCCGATTTTCGGTTAAACAACATGTAAGTTGAATTATGTTTACCGTACTTTatgtataacttatatttatgttcataaatgctattatgaacttataaataagatttatcaataatACTAGTCGTTATATTGACCGATCTACTTACATGAGTGATGTCTAGGCAAGAtttgtgaggtgtttaaagtgcaTTTTCCATACAATATATCTCTATATACCAAATGGATCCTACTTATCATACGATCttacatggttgttccttatcaGCTATACACCAATGTTCTTTTAGGATTAATGATCAATCTAATAAGAACATTATACCGATTAAACTTTATAAATATGAACGAATATTAAAGCTTAGTAATATTCCTATTTAGGTGGTTTTCAAAGGGAATCTGAAGTGTCAGTCAAATAGCTGACTATGGATTCATGAGGGAGTTGTCAATATTAGCATTATCCTCATTTTAGATATAGATAAcatttgtatggaagaccatgatGTATCCAATGACAGATGTATGGAAGAATAGGATGTAGCCCCCAAAAATTTGAGAGAGATATAAATATAACGAATCATCAGAATCAACAGGTTTCGGTTATTTTCCAGAATGATCAAAGACGTAGAAGGTCAAGTCACAGTGGAAATAACGAAGAACATACTTAAGGTAATCAAAGAACTACAAGACACATAATCCTTTGTTTAAAGAATGATAAACAATACCACTTATAAGATCAAAGAAAGGTAATAAAAGAACAATCAACAAAAGATAGTGCAGAGTTCAAAAATACTATAAATCACACACGAATCATTGTTATAATATTAATCAAAAATTTCAACAAGGgataaaaaaaacccaaaaataacatAGCACACACATCGATCATCCAATATTAAACATAAAGAAATAAATGGTAAAATGAGACTTATTATAGTCTATAATATATTGAGAAGTCTGGAGAACACATAGAAGACTTACTATAGTCTATAATATATTGGGAAGTCTAGAGAACACTTAAAAGAAAATACAATCGACTATAAATATGATGAAGATGACATGAGATGTAAGCATTTACCGTTAACCCTAATGGTTTACGTTAAATGTAATGTTTGCACTTATCTTAACAAAAGACTCAAAGATAATGGTCACGACTTAACATCGATTGTAAGTTCAATGCTTACTACAAACACATGTTCAGCTCTTTATTGCGACAATGGTAGCTTTATTGTTGATCAAAATTAAGTACGAAAAGACAAAAAGAGGGTTCGTCACAAAACTAAAGAATAAAATCAgttagaaaaaacaaacaacaataCGTCTCAAATCCAGATGATCCGAGCAAAATAAGTTACTAAATTTGTCATGGATCTAGAGGATCAAGACAAATGAAGTAACACTATCAAAGAACAAACAATATTGAAGGAAAAAATGAGAATACTCGTCACATATATACATAGATCGGAACAAATCTAAGAAAAAAACACGTAAAGAAAACATGAATCGGGAAATAAAAGCCTAAGCCTTGACAACATGAATTCTCATTTATGTTAGTTTACATTCGTTtaagtttatttatgtttatatatgttcaaTTGTTATTTAcgacattaatatattatatgttcgtttATGTCATATGTCCAATTGTGATTATTTATCTCCGTTCGTTTATGTTGAgttgtttatgttcgtttatcATGTTCATGAACATAAACAAGcaaacatgaacaatataatttgttAAACAAATGAACACGAACAAAAGAACTCGTTCGTTTATCTATTCATGTTTGTTCGCTTTATCAACTAACTTAAACAAACGACATTGAAAAGTCATTGTATGTGCTCTTTCAATTTGTTTACAGCCCTACTCATACACATTAAAtatcatgggtaaaccctaaattAATATCGGGTTAAACAAGCTAGACATTCAAATTTATCTTTACAGTAATTGAGCTATCGGTaagcaaaaaccgcaccgcaattAAAATTAACCACAAAAACCGCaaaaaccgcaaccgcaataaaaaccaatgattaagttttttgtttttcaaaaaccgcaaatttgcggtgccGTGCCGTTATTAATTTTCAaaaactgcaaaaaaaaaaaaaaaaaaaaaaaaaaaaaaaaaaaaaaaaaaaccgcaccgcaccgcatatattatatacaattttttataAGACAAGTTTTATAGATGAAAAAATGATAAAATTCTAAAATACGAAagtgtttgtttttttatgtttaactttgaaaatggtgaaatttgacgattttaatatatttattgttaattactagtgatttaatattttttaagatattagttgtttgtaaTTTAAAATAATTCTCTAATACCTTATATTTTTTACTATTACAAGTAATatctttaaacttttaaaaccgttTGAACTCCAAAGTgcggttaaaaaccacacaaaataactgCACAAAATTTATGCGGTTAATAACCGAAATACAAAAAAACAAAactgcaccgcaaaaataactgtCTAACCACACCGCAAAAATAATCGCACCAAActgttttgaaaatggattaaacGCATTGGCGGTTACTGATGATGTTTTGGTTAATAATCGCATCGCGCTCACCCTAATTGAGCCACAATCCACCGGAATGCACCACTTGACGGTTTATGCCCTTCCTTGAAATAGATCATCTTGGTCCAGACTTTGTGCACCATGTACAACTTCTCACACCATACATCTAACTAGATGACAAATCAACCTTTCATCAAATAAATGTTTCTATGTTGCCCTTGACAAAAGATATATTAGCTATTTATTTAAAAGATTTCTCTATTAACAAAAAACATAGACTTCATAAAATATTAGGGTTAGAAGAAACACAACCACATAACTGCATGCGTTGGCAGTGCTTGCGGAATGTCCGTGGTCCAAAATCAACCATCCCTGCTATATAACACAAGCAGGCTTCCTCATAAGTTGCCAGTCATTTATAGCATAAATGATACCAGAAATTGGATATAAGATTTATCTCACGATGAACACCTTGTTGTTGTGGTGGTGGGAAGTCGACAATGAGCTAGACAAGCTTGCCCGCACAGTTCTCACCATTTCAGTTCCGACACTACTACTTCTGTGGTACAAATGGATATCGTATTCCAGAAAGCGCATACCACCCTTCCCACCAGGTCCCTACGGCTTACCAATTCTAGGGTACCTCCCGTTTCTCGGCACCAACTTGCATGAAAGATTCACGGAGATGGCTCAACGTTATGGCCCCATCTTCAGTCTCCGGCTCGGAAGAAAGCTTCATGTTGTGGTGAACTCCATGGACCTAGTAAAGGTCGTGACTCGTGACCTGGACCAGACCATGGCGAACCGCAGTCCTCCATTAGCAGCGCTATCCATGAGTTACGGTGGGAACGATATTGCATGGTCCAACAGCGACACACACTGGCGTAACATGCGCAAGATTTTAGCAACCCAGCTTATAAGCGATAAAAATCTAAAAGCTTGTCAGAGTTTCCGAACATATGAAGTCAGAAGGCTGGTGAAAGAAGTTTACAGTAAGCTCGGAACAAAGATCGATATTAATGAAATTGCTTTCAAGACTGAGGTTAACGTTGTGACAAGCATGTTATGGGGTTGTAGCAAATTATCTGATGATGGGAACGATTCTAGCGCTATTGGAGATGGCTTCCGAGAAGTTGAGTTCAAGATTGTGGAGTTAATGATAGCTTCAAACATCTCTGATTTTCTACCTATCCTATCACGGTTCGATCTACAAGGAAGGCAGCGAGAAATGCAGAAGCAGCTGGAATATGTTGATCGTATATTTGAGAACATTATCCAAGGAAGAATGGAAGCAAACTCCAGAAAAAATGAGGGAGAAGCAGAGGAAGATCGAAGGAAGGATTTCGTCCAAGTATTACTCGAGCTTAAAGAACAGAAAGATGCTGCAATATCATTAGACATCATTAAAATAAAGGCCCTACTAATGGTAAGTCGATCTCCCTTTACATGTGTTACTTCATTCTATAACTATAAACAGCACTTATTCCACAAGACAAACTAATAAACGGAAACTGTACTATAATAGGACATAGTGCTTGCTGCTACAGACACAACATCGACAATGGTGGAATGGGTGATGTCAGAGATTTTGAATAATCCAGGTGTAATGAGAAAGATCCAGGATGAATTAACGGATGTTATTGGCATGAACGTTGTTCAAGAATCTCATCTGCCCAAATTAAAATATTTGGATGCAGTCATCAAGGAGACATTCAGGGTACACACTCCCGTTCCGCTCCTACTCCACAGATGCCCAGATGAATCATGCACTGTTGGTGGATACACCATTCCAAAGGGTACTATCGTCTATATTAACGTTTGGGCAATCCATCGGGATCCAATGAACTGGACCGATCCATTGGAGTTCAAGCCTGAGAGGTTCTTGATCGACAAATGGGATTACCATGGAAATAATTTCAAGTTTTTGCCGTTTGGATCAGGGAGAAGAATATGCCCAGGAATCTCACTTGGGGAGAAGATGTTGATGTATATATTAGCATCGCTGTTGCACTCGTTTGTTTGGAGCTTGCCAGAAGATGAAGAGTTTGAGCTTTCTGATGAGTTTGGACTTGTGACAAAGAAAAGGAAACCACTATTAGCTATACCCTCTAAAAGATTATCTGATGACAGCCTCTATATTTGATAGAGGATTATGGCTCAATAGTTAAAGGGTACTACTGTTTGAATAAAAAGGTCACCTGCTGTTAAGAGTGTCGAGAAAGGTGAAATCCGTTAGCTTCCCGTCTCCTCTTTTCTTGTAATTTGGTGTGGTAATAATATTTCTGCGAATTATGTATTTTCTTGCATATCATTTCATTTTCTGTTCATCAGATAGACAAACCAACTACGTGTACTAttggtcatatatatatatatatatatatatatatatatatatatatatatatatatatatatatatatatatatatatatatatatatatatatatatatatatatatatatatatatatatatatatatatatatatatcctagaaTTAAATTGATCCTTTCCAAAATAGTGGGATCATTCTTTGAAATATTACGTTTGTATAAATCATGAAAAAACAACTTTTTTGTAACCCATTGCATATAGAAAACGCATTTACGTTtgtaaaaatcatgaaaaaacaACTTTCATTGACTTTCCAACCTTTaacaaatatattaattatttatgggATGAAAACAAATAAGAAATCGTTGACATGTCAAACTAACAATTTTTTATGACCTAAAGTTTCTCTTTCATATTTAAACATGTTTCTCTTTTATATTTTAACATGTTTCTTTTGAAGGAATTAATCGCAACATCTGAAAATCTAGAGTTCATCACATAGGACGCGAGGCGTCAATAGGCTGATCATGTTTTTTGGGTTTTGGGTATATTTAATGGCCATTCCTCTTTATTTGAACCTCATTTGGTGCTTCTTTTGGGTGTTATGTTGATGGaatcaatttggaaaatttatccatttaAATGTTATTGGCAATTAGATATGAGATTTGAAGGcgtgacttaatggattaagtcgaaATAAGCTTTGTAAACTAGGTTAGGTGTAGCGCGCCTTTAGGAGGCCTGGAGCGTCTTTGGAAATTTTGAAGATGCGTACGTTTAAGGGAGAAACCCGACTATTTTGACGTTTTATGGGCGTTGGGCACATTTGTTAAGTAAAGCGGCGACACTATTACCGGCGACAAGGGGCTTTACCGGCGACTTTATCAAAAGTAGCCGGTAAAGCTCCTTGTCGCCGGtaatagtgtcgccgctaaagggttgTCACCCGAATTCGCACTTTCTCCCTCTATTTCATCTCAACCGTTCGATGAGATATCCAATCCAACGGGTGGGGTGCTTTATCCTGTCAAACCTAATACCGGCGACACAGTTATCGCCGCTAAAGGGTTAAAAAGTCGCCGCTAATAGTCCACTAAAATTGACGCGGTACCCTTCCCTCCAGTTTGTCGCCGCTATTACTCATTGTCGCCGGTAAAGCCCCTGGTGTCGCCGCTCTTATCATCCGCAGATAAAAAAAAACGCACGCAGATAACCTCCCATCTTCATTTTCCTTTCTGTTTGCTTCCAATTTCCTTCACCATCTGGCCGATTTCCTCTTCAATCTACTTCTTCCAAGCAAATTTCTCTCAACATTGTTCCAAGCAAGTGTCTCTAGGTGTAGTTAAAGCTTTGGGATCAATTTCTACCTCAATTTCTTGAAGaaaggtaagttttttttttgatgatttcatttttattttgtatgaATTTCGATTTCTAGCTTTATGTAgtgattgaatgataataaattgttcatattcttgtttttggtggtgttgttTTGAATTACAAGCAAGTTATTCAATTTTTTGTTTGTGGTTATTGAATTGCAATTAGTTGTATAGCTTCAAGTTGTatttatatgtgaaattatgtgaAAATTGTCATATGTGAAAATTAGATTGTATATTCCGTATTTGtttgaatatatgtgaatttggtatatatattccaatgtatgtgtgtttgatgtatatgtggtatattagTATTTGGTagaaattatatgtatttgttataagtagaatgttattgtgtgtatgtgaatgtatgtatgtttgttgtaaatgtgatatatgattgtgaaacttttgtatttggtataaataggatgttattatgtatatatgtgaaattatgtgtatttggtttaagtaggatgttattttgtgtgtatttgtatttggtgtatatgtggtatatgtatgtaaaagtatgtgaatttcaccttcttatgtattatgtaaaacTATGTGGTTTTagtataagtaggatgctataattgaaaaaaaataaaaatacattatttttataatttgaaaaaaaaacacaaaaaaaaaactataaattgtttaaaaacttatataaaaaactagaaagcttctagtttttacccaagctaactccaaactaattaaccaataagttatatagttaacttataattggaaaaaaaacacaaaaaaaattataaaattgtttaaaaacttatatatattttaatctcgacggtaaaaaaaacaacacaaaaacatAATATGTacgtaaaagtatgtgaatttcatgttcttatgtattatgtaaaattatatggttttcttataagtaggatgctataattgaaaaaaaaataaaaatacattatttttataatttgacaaaaaaaacaaaaaaaaactataaaattgtttaaaaacttatataaaaactagaaagcttctagttttcacccaagctaactccaaactaattaaccaataagttatatagttaacttataattggaaaaaaacacaaaaaaattataaaattgtttaaaaacttatatatattttaatctcgatggtaaaaaaacaacacaacaacataatatgtatgtaaaagtatgtgaatttcatattcttatgtattatgtaaaattatgtggttttcttataattgaaaaaataaataaataattaaattattgttataattggaaaaaaacacaaaaaaaattataaaattatttaaaaacgtatatatattttaatctcgacggtaaaaaagaacaacacaacaacataatgtctattataaaattgtttaaaaacttacaagtaattttaattaaaattaattaaaaaaatgcataaataaaagtttttaatttatttttttcatttctttattacttaatttttgtattattttagaTGTAAAAAAATGTGGattggaaaaaaaaacaatgcTAATTCTGTATACTAAACTCTAAACCCAAAATTATGTTTTAGCAACATCATTTCTATTGATAAAAGCTGGACTACTAATCCATATCGAAACCATCCCGAGTTCCAAGCAGGACTCAAAGCTTTTATTGAGAATTCCAAGTCGCACCTTGATAGTAATGGTAAAATTAGATGTGCGTGTGAAAAATGTGATAACCGTTACTTCAAGTACCCGACTGCAGTTGAACGccatatatttataaatggtttCAGTAAGGCGTACAAAATTTGGATCTATCATGGTGAATCTTTTATTCCTCCAGTCGTCTTGCCAAGTAACGAAATGGCTGATTTAATCGACGATGTGATGTGGGAGTCGAGAGAAAATGATACCAAcctcgatgaaggaacctcgaatACAAGGGGTAGCGGTGTGGATGACGATTTTGCATAGTTGTTGAAAGAAATGGAAACTCAATTGTATACTGGTTGCATCTTTTCTTCCCTTGAGTTTCTAGCAAAGTTAATGCATATTAAGGTgaacaacaaatggactgatagTTCATTTGATCAACTCCTTGAGCTCTTGCAATTAGCATTTCCCAAAGGCAACAAGGTTCCCCTTTCACATTATCTAGCCAAAAAGAAACTAAAGTCTATTGGCCTGGGGTATGAGTCGATACATGTGTGCAAAAACGATTGTTGTCTCTTTTGGAAAGAACATGATTCATTGCAAGTTTGTCCCGTTTGTAAAGAGAGCCGATGGATCGATAAAAACACCAAGGGTAAGAAAGTACCTCATAAGGTGTTACGCTACTTTGCTGTGACCCCTAGACTACGATGTTTATATTGTTCGAGGCACACTGCCAAAAATATGATTTGGCATAGTACCAGACGTTCAGAAGATGGTGTGATGATTCATCCTGTTGATGGGGAACATTGGCaagattttgataaaaaatacCCCGACTTCTCGAGTGAACCCTGTAACGTACGCCTAGGTCTTTCAGCTGACGGTTTCAATCCATTTGGAAACATGTGTAATCCACATAGCACATGGCCGGTCATACTCACCACATACAATCTGCCACCCTGGCTTTGTATGAAAGAGTCATCATTCATGTTGACTTTGTTGATTCCAGGACCGAAAGCTCCAGGTAAGGATATGGATGTTTTCCTTAGACCATTGGTGGAAGAGCTTAAACATTTGTGGAACTCAGGCGTACGTATTAAAGATGCGGCGACAAACACATTCTTCACGATGAGAGCTATGTTGTTGTGGACAATAAACGATTGGCCAGCTCGTAGTAGTTTATCAGGTTGGAGTGGGCAAGGGTATAGAGCATGTGCTACTTGCAATGAAGACACTCCTTCGTACCGTGCAACAAACAAAGTCGTATATATCGGTCATCGTCGTTTCCTGGATGCTAATGATCCGTTAAGAAAGAGGTTGGACTTTAACGGGATGGAAGAGACAAGACCCGCTCCGAGACACTTTAGTAATATTGACATACAAGAGCAACTAGGTCGTCTACTAACTCGTAAACCGGGTAAACATCCTGAGCATGGAGGCGGGGAGCCAAAGAGGCAAGATTATGAGTTGAACTGGTCGAAACGAAGCATTTTCTTCGAACTCGAGTATCGGTCTTCTCTACAGTTGAAACACAACATAGATGTCATGCATGTCCAGAAAAATGTGGACGAGAGTTTGTTAGGTACTCTCCTAATGAACGATAAAAGCAAAGACACATCAAATGCACGAGAGGACTTGAGAATTCTAAACATTCGGAGAAATGAATGGTTGCAAAAAAATGGTGACAAGTTTCGTAGACCCCAGGCAAGATACTCTTTCACGAAATCTAGTCGACAACTCTTTTGTCAATTTATAAAAGAGGTTAAACTGCCGGATGGGTTTGGTTCTAACATTAGTAAGAAAGTGAACGATACCAATACTAACATTATTGGGTTGAAATCGCATGACCACCACATTCTTATGCAACGTTTGATACCGATTGGAGTAAGAGGGTTGTTAGACAAAGATACTTATACACCTATTGTAGACCTTTGTACGTTTTTCAAGCAACTTTGTTCCAGAACATTGAAGGTGGAGGATATGAGGAAAGCAAAAGTAGACATTATTGCAATCTTGTGCAAGTTAGAATTGATTTATCCTCCGGCGTTTTTTGACATTATGGTTCATTTACTTTTGCATTTACCTGATGAAGCAATGGCTGGAGGCCCGGTTTGTATGAGATGGATGTTTCCATTCGAGAGAtatatgaaaaaactaaaaaactatgtcAGAAACAAGGCGAAGCCAAAAGGTTCTATAGCTGAGGGTTATGTTGCTGAATAAGCTTTATCATTTTGTTCAATGTACCTTCGAGATGTAAAGAATCGTCCGGAAAGAAATGTAGATGTTGTCATTGAAAAAACAAAGTTTTGGATGTTTGAGTCTAAATGTCGACCGACCAGCACAACTCAAATCAAAACTCTTAATTTAACGGAAATGCATAACATGGAATGGTTTGTATTGAATAGCTGTGAAGAAGTCAGACAGTATATCAAGTAATTAATCTTATCTCTAACTTTCattcttaattttttattttatctttttaaatCTATATCCTTTGGtcatcaacataggaaattcaaaTCTGAGCATCCCCAAAGTGATGAAAAGAGAGAATTTCGTAATTGGTTTCGTGAAAAGGTAATATAAGttaataaacaaatttgtttcACTGATCTAACgaatacataatacatattaatttataattgttaggttcatcaaatgaaaatagaaaaatcTCCAGAATTCCACAAAGAGTTGTCGATTCTTGCAATGGACCCGCAAATGAATGCCTATTCTTACATCGCATGCATAGTCAATGGTGTTAGGTTTATGGTACTTAGTCGTGACACACAACGTACAACACAAAACTCTAGGGTTTTAGCGGTGGGTGAGAAAGGCGAGAAATATTATGGCCAGTTAGAAGAGATTATAGAGTTGAGGTATACACATGATTATTCAACTGTACTATTTCGTTGCAAGTGGTTTGATACTCGAACAGGAGTTATTTCTAgtgattgttggaatagtgtctaaggctgcaactatattagacaagtatttgatccggttgtgcatggtccttttgggttgccttcaccatagcaacttgaaaggatgatttattaagagagagtaaatattattaatatattatgagaataatataatgaataatatatttgttatttgattaatataagtcatagaattaattagaattaatttggtgacttaaagagattaattaaataaaggggtataaactgtcaattgtttgatagttaagctttagactgtaaatccatttggatatggtatggacgaattctaagagatttaggatagctaaaatcgtccatatgagttatctatggaatggatttggatagccttaagagaagattatccaattagggtttaggttgtaacccttaaggagtctacaagtataaatagaccccatggcatagggaattcgatacatctcctaaagtaagagaaccctagccgaattccttccctctcctctctcctaaatcattcttcttgctattggtgtttgtagtcattagaggagtgacatttgtgactctagaagctccaagacctcaagatcaacaaggaactcaaaggtatgattctagatctgtttcaatgttgttatttaacctaattagtaattagaagtcttggattcaatgcatgtttattagaaagcctagatccgagcattagggttttgcatgcgctcataggaaagttcttatggctaaaacccatcaagtttCACCAGTATCGACACACGACGCGAAGCATACAAAGATGATCAACTCATATATGCGTCACAAGCCAAACAAGTGTTCTACATCAGAGAGCCAAACAATAACCATCAGTGTGTTGTCGAGCATGTTAATCATCGAAGTATTTGGGATCTACCATCGAACGATGACCTTGTTCAAAATGTTGACAATGTCTCACACGAAAATGTAGACGATGTCGATGTACTTCAAAATATCTCTTCATCCGATGCTCCACTTTTTATCGATTTCAGcatgtactttc of the Lactuca sativa cultivar Salinas chromosome 6, Lsat_Salinas_v11, whole genome shotgun sequence genome contains:
- the LOC111904478 gene encoding probable (S)-N-methylcoclaurine 3'-hydroxylase isozyme 2, with the protein product MIPEIGYKIYLTMNTLLLWWWEVDNELDKLARTVLTISVPTLLLLWYKWISYSRKRIPPFPPGPYGLPILGYLPFLGTNLHERFTEMAQRYGPIFSLRLGRKLHVVVNSMDLVKVVTRDLDQTMANRSPPLAALSMSYGGNDIAWSNSDTHWRNMRKILATQLISDKNLKACQSFRTYEVRRLVKEVYSKLGTKIDINEIAFKTEVNVVTSMLWGCSKLSDDGNDSSAIGDGFREVEFKIVELMIASNISDFLPILSRFDLQGRQREMQKQLEYVDRIFENIIQGRMEANSRKNEGEAEEDRRKDFVQVLLELKEQKDAAISLDIIKIKALLMDIVLAATDTTSTMVEWVMSEILNNPGVMRKIQDELTDVIGMNVVQESHLPKLKYLDAVIKETFRVHTPVPLLLHRCPDESCTVGGYTIPKGTIVYINVWAIHRDPMNWTDPLEFKPERFLIDKWDYHGNNFKFLPFGSGRRICPGISLGEKMLMYILASLLHSFVWSLPEDEEFELSDEFGLVTKKRKPLLAIPSKRLSDDSLYI
- the LOC128126908 gene encoding uncharacterized protein LOC128126908; protein product: METQLYTGCIFSSLEFLAKLMHIKVNNKWTDSSFDQLLELLQLAFPKGNKVPLSHYLAKKKLKSIGLGYESIHVCKNDCCLFWKEHDSLQVCPVCKESRWIDKNTKGKKVPHKVLRYFAVTPRLRCLYCSRHTAKNMIWHSTRRSEDGVMIHPVDGEHWQDFDKKYPDFSSEPCNVRLGLSADGFNPFGNMCNPHSTWPVILTTYNLPPWLCMKESSFMLTLLIPGPKAPGKDMDVFLRPLVEELKHLWNSGVRIKDAATNTFFTMRAMLLWTINDWPARSSLSGWSGQGYRACATCNEDTPSYRATNKVVYIGHRRFLDANDPLRKRLDFNGMEETRPAPRHFSNIDIQEQLGRLLTRKPGKHPEHGGGEPKRQDYELNWSKRSIFFELEYRSSLQLKHNIDVMHVQKNVDESLLGTLLMNDKSKDTSNAREDLRILNIRRNEWLQKNGDKFRRPQARYSFTKSSRQLFCQFIKEVKLPDGFGSNISKKVNDTNTNIIGLKSHDHHILMQRLIPIGVRGLLDKDTYTPIVDLCTFFKQLCSRTLKVEDMRKAKVDIIAILCKLELIYPPAFFDIMVHLLLHLPDEAMAGGPVCMRWMFPFERYMKKLKNYVRNKAKPKGSIAEGYVAE